The window ACCAGGAAGTGAATGGCCGTCCGCTTGTCTATCTTGACAGCGGCGCCACTTCACAAAAGCCTGTCCAGGTCATCGAGGCGCTTAACACCTACTATCGCGAGTATAATTCCAATGTTCACCGTGGTGTCCATACGCTCGGGACAAGAGCGACCGATGCATATGAAGGCGCGCGCGAGAAGGTTCGGAAGTTTATTAATGCTAAGTCAATACAGGAAGTTATTTTTACACGCGGGACGACGACTAGCTTGAATACTGTCGCCCACAGCTATGCGACGGCGAACCTTGGCGAGGGAGACGAAATCGTCATTTCCCCAATGGAGCACCACAGCAATATCATTCCCTGGCAGCAGGCCGCAAAAAGGACCGGCGCCACACTGAAATATTTACCTCTCCAGGATGACGGCACGATTTCGCTTGAAGATGTCCGAAATACTGTGACATCGAATACGAAAATTGTCTCAATAGTGCATATTTCGAACGTGCTTGGCGTTGTAAACCCAGTTAAGGAAATTGCGAAAATTGCTCATGAAAATGGTGCAATTATGGTCGTTGATGGTGCACAAAGCGCCCCTCACCTAAAAGTGGATGTCCAGGATTTGGATTGCGATTTCTTCGCTTTTTCTGCCCATAAAATGTGCGGACCTACAGGAATTGGGGTATTGTATGGTAAAAAGCATCTTCTGGAAAATATGGAGCCGATCGAATTTGGCGGTGAAATGATTGATTTTGTCCATGATTATGAGTCAACCTGGAAAGAGCTTCCCTGGAAGTTCGAGGCTGGCACCCCAAT is drawn from Bacillus sp. FJAT-18017 and contains these coding sequences:
- a CDS encoding cysteine desulfurase, with the protein product MINSAELRELFPILNQEVNGRPLVYLDSGATSQKPVQVIEALNTYYREYNSNVHRGVHTLGTRATDAYEGAREKVRKFINAKSIQEVIFTRGTTTSLNTVAHSYATANLGEGDEIVISPMEHHSNIIPWQQAAKRTGATLKYLPLQDDGTISLEDVRNTVTSNTKIVSIVHISNVLGVVNPVKEIAKIAHENGAIMVVDGAQSAPHLKVDVQDLDCDFFAFSAHKMCGPTGIGVLYGKKHLLENMEPIEFGGEMIDFVHDYESTWKELPWKFEAGTPIIAGAIGLGAAIDFLQEVGLENIDAHDRKLGAYALDKMSEIEGITIYGPSDISKRTGIVTFNIEDVHPHDVATVLDAEGIAVRAGHHCAQVLMRWLKASATARASMYLYNTEEDIDRLVEGLVKTKEYFSDVF